One Aphelocoma coerulescens isolate FSJ_1873_10779 chromosome 5, UR_Acoe_1.0, whole genome shotgun sequence DNA segment encodes these proteins:
- the LOC138110916 gene encoding inositol 1,4,5-trisphosphate receptor-interacting protein-like 1 — protein sequence MGPLVLWFLLLQSLVQYLQPVGDGLDEAMRLRMEARAISQEVEKTLLEWEVDQLTLKQRGGAWRELLWSALQHWQVWAVAGLLLLLSALWFIWRERSLRREEPEEENNGANEEEVRNVDANEEEAVGNEEEDNNDANREEDNNDDGNVEEVGGGAANEDGAGNEVVIAAANAENNNNDAREAEGGQRDIEDNRGRILMERIQWPVQDLQNGCEWTTELMTNFTIYFGHVLSGSFYPVLQRAIGVGSAFEGWSPREQDVVYRVLVPMTPPRGHTFHLELDTEGQRHVRNFRVRVQLECTCTREQQGEKMLCFLHHPEEELRRNQDPSLLHTLCTGAYLDVQKTARWFYQLVRAVWPALPQSHAWRLVLLPSKRSCQFQVTKGRESFRIEVLFGVRQGDSDVFVSSQPRQACTPSTTWPETYAVAEVKFFKYIARLAPPDSLHLKCLQFFTRLQLGLGISTYTTKTIVMHLLNIIPVSRWRRRNFVRRLVDISESLRLSVEVRCLNHFILGNQRLPGEISLPPEVQMARTCNLFHHMVMDPAAHSQAMSEYMDLRKWLRRILKNDP from the coding sequence ATGGGTCCCTTGGTATTGTGGTTCTTGCTCTTGCAAAGCCTAGTCCAGTACCTGCAGCCCGTGGGTGATGGATTGGACGAGGCGATGCGTCTGCGCATGGAAGCACGTGCGATAAGCCAGGAAGTGGAGAAGACTCTTCTGGAATGGGAAGTGGATCAGCTCACCCTGAAGCAGAGGGGAGGGGCCTGGCGAGAGCTGCTCTGGTCTGCCTTGCAACACTGGCAGGTTTGGGCCGTTGCTgggctcctgctccttctctcgGCCCTATGGTTTATCTGGAGGGAAAGGAGCCTGAGGAGAGAGGagcctgaagaagaaaacaatggTGCAAATGAGGAGGAAGTGAGAAATGTGGATGCAAATGAAGAAGAAGCTGTTGGAAATGAAGAGGAAGACAACAATGATGCGAATCGGGAGGAAGACAACAATGATGATGGCAACGTAGAGGAAGTCGGCGGTGGTGCTGCAAACGAAGATGGTGCTGGAAATGAAGTTGTCATTGCGGCtgcaaatgcagaaaacaaCAATAATGATGCACGTGAAGCCGAAGGAGGACAGCGTGATATTGAAGATAACAGAGGAAGGATTTTAATGGAGCGCATACAGTGGCCTGTACAGGACCTGCAGAACGGCTGTGAGTGGACAACTGAACTGATGACCAATTTCACAATTTACTTTGGCCACGTCTTGTCTGGCAGTTTCTACCCGGTCCTGCAACGAGCCATtggggtgggcagtgcctttgAAGGTTGGAGTCCCCGCGAGCAGGATGTTGTGTACCGTGTGCTCGTGCCCATGACTCCTCCCCGAGGGCACACCTTCCACCTGGAGCTGGACACTGAGGGGCAGAGGCACGTGAGGAACTTCCGTGTCCGTGTGCAGCTGGAGTGCACCTGCAcgagggagcagcagggtgAGAAGATGctgtgcttcctgcaccacCCCGAGGAGGAGCTGAGGAGGAATCAGGATCCCAGCCTCCTTCACACCCTGTGCACCGGCGCCTACCTCGATGTGCAGAAAACAGCCCGCTGGTTCTACCAGCTGGTGAGAGCCGTCTGGCCAGCTTTGCCTCAGTCGCACGCCTGGCGTTTagtgctgctgccctccaaacGCTCCTGCCAATTCCAGGTGACCAAGGGCAGAGAAAGCTTCCGGATTGAGGTGCTCTTCGGGGTGCGGCAAGGCGACTCGGACGTCTTTGTGAGCAGCCAGCCTAGACAGGCCTGCACCCCAAGCACAACGTGGCCTGAGACCTACGCTGTGGCAGAGGTGAAGTTCTTCAAGTACATTGCCAGGCTGGCCCCCCCTGACAGCTTGCACCTCAAATGCCTGCAGTTCTTCACCCGTCTTCAGCTGGGCTTAGGCATTTCCACCTACACCACAAAGACCATTGTTATGCACCTCCTAAACATCATACCTGTGTCACGGTGGCGCAGGAGAAATTTCGTGAGGCGACTGGTGGATATCAGCGAGAGCCTGCGCTTAAGCGTGGAAGTGAGATGCCTCAACCACTTTATTTTGGGCAACCAGAGGCTCCCTGGGGAGATCAGTTTGCCCCCAGAGGTGCAAATGGCCAGGACGTGCAATCTCTTCCATCACATGGTGATGGATCCGGCTGCCCATTCACAGGCGATGAGCGAGTATATGGACCTGCGAAAGTGGTTAAGAAGAATCCTCAAAAATGATCCTTGA
- the LOC138110917 gene encoding inositol 1,4,5-trisphosphate receptor-interacting protein-like 1 encodes MGPLVLWFLLLQSLVQYLQPVGDGLDEAMRLRMEARAISQEVEKTLLEWEVDQLTLKQRGGAWRELLWSALQHWQVWAVAGLLLLLSALWFIWRERSLRREEPEEENNGANEEEVRNVDADEEEAVGNEEEVRNVDANEEEAVGNEEEDNNDANREEDNNDDGNVEEVGGGAANEDGAGNEVVIAAANAENNNNDAREAEGGQRDIEDNRGRILMERIQWPVQDLQNGCEWTTELMTNFTIYFGHVLSGSFYPVLQRAIGVGSAFEGWSPREQDVVYRVLVPMTPPRGHTFHLELDTEGQRHVRNFRVRVQLECTCTREQQGEKMLCFLHHPEEELRRNQDPSLLHTLCTGAYLDVQKTARWFYQLVRAVWPALPQSHAWRLVLLPSKRSCQFQVTKGRESFRIEVLFGVRQGDSDVFVSSQPRQACTPSTTWPETYAVAEVKFFKYIARLAPPDSLHLKCLQFFTRLQLGLGISTYTTKTIVMHLLNIIPVSRWRRRNFVRRLVDISESLRLSVEVRCLNHFILGNQRLPGEISLPPEVQMARTCNLFHHMVMDPAAHSQAMSEYMDLRKWLRRILKNDP; translated from the coding sequence ATGGGTCCCTTGGTATTGTGGTTCTTGCTCTTGCAAAGCCTAGTCCAGTACCTGCAGCCCGTGGGTGATGGATTGGACGAGGCGATGCGTCTGCGCATGGAAGCACGTGCGATAAGCCAGGAAGTGGAGAAGACTCTTCTGGAATGGGAAGTGGATCAGCTCACCCTGAAGCAGAGGGGAGGGGCCTGGCGAGAGCTGCTCTGGTCTGCCTTGCAACACTGGCAGGTTTGGGCCGTTGCTgggctcctgctccttctctcgGCCCTATGGTTTATCTGGAGGGAAAGGAGCCTGAGGAGAGAGGagcctgaagaagaaaacaatggTGCAAATGAGGAGGAAGTGAGAAATGTGGATGCAGACGAAGAAGAAGCTGTTGGAAATGAAGAGGAAGTGAGAAATGTGGATGCAAACGAAGAAGAAGCTGTTGGAAATGAAGAGGAAGACAACAATGATGCGAATCGGGAGGAAGACAACAATGATGATGGCAACGTAGAGGAAGTCGGCGGTGGTGCTGCAAACGAAGATGGTGCTGGAAATGAAGTTGTCATTGCGGCtgcaaatgcagaaaacaaCAATAATGATGCACGTGAAGCCGAAGGAGGACAGCGTGATATTGAAGATAACAGAGGAAGGATTTTAATGGAGCGCATACAGTGGCCTGTACAGGACCTGCAGAACGGCTGTGAGTGGACAACTGAACTGATGACCAATTTCACAATTTACTTTGGCCACGTCTTGTCTGGCAGTTTCTACCCGGTCCTGCAACGAGCCATtggggtgggcagtgcctttgAAGGTTGGAGTCCCCGCGAGCAGGATGTTGTGTACCGTGTGCTCGTGCCCATGACTCCTCCCCGAGGGCACACCTTCCACCTGGAGCTGGACACTGAGGGGCAGAGGCACGTGAGGAACTTCCGTGTCCGTGTGCAGCTGGAGTGCACCTGCAcgagggagcagcagggtgAGAAGATGctgtgcttcctgcaccacCCCGAGGAGGAGCTGAGGAGGAATCAGGATCCCAGCCTCCTTCACACCCTGTGCACCGGCGCCTACCTCGATGTGCAGAAAACAGCCCGCTGGTTCTACCAGCTGGTGAGAGCCGTCTGGCCAGCTTTGCCTCAGTCGCACGCCTGGCGTTTagtgctgctgccctccaaacGCTCCTGCCAATTCCAGGTGACCAAGGGCAGAGAAAGCTTCCGGATTGAGGTGCTCTTCGGGGTGCGGCAAGGCGACTCGGACGTCTTTGTGAGCAGCCAGCCTAGACAGGCCTGCACCCCAAGCACAACGTGGCCTGAGACCTACGCTGTGGCAGAGGTGAAGTTCTTCAAGTACATTGCCAGGCTGGCCCCCCCTGACAGCTTGCACCTCAAATGCCTGCAGTTCTTCACCCGTCTTCAGCTGGGCTTAGGCATTTCCACCTACACCACAAAGACCATTGTTATGCACCTCCTAAACATCATACCTGTGTCACGGTGGCGCAGGAGAAATTTCGTGAGGCGACTGGTGGATATCAGCGAGAGCCTGCGCTTAAGCGTGGAAGTGAGATGCCTCAACCACTTTATTTTGGGCAACCAGAGGCTCCCTGGGGAGATCAGTTTGCCCCCAGAGGTGCAAATGGCCAGGACGTGCAATCTCTTCCATCACATGGTGATGGATCCGGCTGCCCATTCACAGGCGATGAGCGAGTATATGGACCTGCGAAAGTGGTTAAGAAGAATCCTCAAAAATGATCCTTGA
- the LOC138110918 gene encoding inositol 1,4,5-trisphosphate receptor-interacting protein-like 1, whose translation MGPLVLWFLLLQSLVQYLQPVGDGLDEAMRLRMEARAISQEVEKTLLEWEVDQLTLKQRGGAWRELLWSALQHWQVWAVAGLLLLLSALWFIWRERSLRREEPEEENNGANEEEVRNVDADEEEAVGNEEEVRNVDANEEEAVGNEEEDNNDANREEDNNDDGNVEEVGGGAANEDGAGNEVVIAAANAENNNNDAREAEGGERDIEDNRGRILMERIQWPVQDLQNGCEWTTELMTNFTIYFGHVLSGSFYPVLQRAIGVGSAFEGWSPREQDVVYRVLVPMTPPRGHTFHLELDTEGQRHVRNFRVRVQLECTCTREQQGEKMLCFLHHPEEELRRNQDPSLLHTLCTGAYLDVQKTARWFYQLVRAVWPALPQSHAWRLVLLPSKRSCQFQVTKGRESFRIEVLFGVRQGDSDVFVSSQPRQACTPSTTWPETYAVAEVKFFKYIARLAPPDSLHLKCLQFFTRLQLGLGISTYTTKTIVMHLLNIIPVSRWRRRNFVRRLVDISESLRLSVEVRCLNHFILGNQRLPGEISLPPEVQMARTCNLFHHMVMDPAAHSQAMSEYMDLRKWLRRILKNDP comes from the coding sequence ATGGGTCCCTTGGTATTGTGGTTCTTGCTCTTGCAAAGCCTAGTCCAGTACCTGCAGCCCGTGGGTGATGGATTGGACGAGGCGATGCGTCTGCGCATGGAAGCACGTGCGATAAGCCAGGAAGTGGAGAAGACTCTTCTGGAATGGGAAGTGGATCAGCTCACCCTGAAGCAGAGGGGAGGGGCCTGGCGAGAGCTGCTCTGGTCTGCCTTGCAACACTGGCAGGTTTGGGCCGTTGCTgggctcctgctccttctctcgGCCCTATGGTTTATCTGGAGGGAAAGGAGCCTGAGGAGAGAGGagcctgaagaagaaaacaatggTGCAAATGAGGAGGAAGTGAGAAATGTGGATGCAGACGAAGAAGAAGCTGTTGGAAATGAAGAGGAAGTGAGAAATGTGGATGCAAACGAAGAAGAAGCTGTTGGAAATGAAGAGGAAGACAACAATGATGCGAATCGGGAGGAAGACAACAATGATGATGGCAACGTAGAGGAAGTCGGCGGTGGTGCTGCAAACGAAGATGGTGCTGGAAATGAAGTTGTCATTGCGGCtgcaaatgcagaaaacaaCAATAATGATGCACGTGAAGCCGAAGGAGGAGAGCGTGATATTGAAGATAACAGAGGAAGGATTTTAATGGAGCGCATACAGTGGCCTGTACAGGACCTGCAGAACGGCTGTGAGTGGACAACTGAACTGATGACCAATTTCACAATTTACTTTGGCCACGTCTTGTCTGGCAGTTTCTACCCGGTCCTGCAACGAGCCATtggggtgggcagtgcctttgAAGGTTGGAGTCCCCGCGAGCAGGATGTTGTGTACCGTGTGCTCGTGCCCATGACTCCTCCCCGAGGGCACACCTTCCACCTGGAGCTGGACACTGAGGGGCAGAGGCACGTGAGGAACTTCCGTGTCCGTGTGCAGCTGGAGTGCACCTGCAcgagggagcagcagggtgAGAAGATGctgtgcttcctgcaccacCCCGAGGAGGAGCTGAGGAGGAATCAGGATCCCAGCCTCCTTCACACCCTGTGCACCGGCGCCTACCTCGATGTGCAGAAAACAGCCCGCTGGTTCTACCAGCTGGTGAGAGCCGTCTGGCCAGCTTTGCCTCAGTCGCACGCCTGGCGTTTagtgctgctgccctccaaacGCTCCTGCCAATTCCAGGTGACCAAGGGCAGAGAAAGCTTCCGGATTGAGGTGCTCTTCGGGGTGCGGCAAGGCGACTCGGACGTCTTTGTGAGCAGCCAGCCTAGACAGGCCTGCACCCCAAGCACAACGTGGCCTGAGACCTACGCTGTGGCAGAGGTGAAGTTCTTCAAGTACATTGCCAGGCTGGCCCCCCCTGACAGCTTGCACCTCAAATGCCTGCAGTTCTTCACCCGTCTTCAGCTGGGCTTAGGCATTTCCACCTACACCACAAAGACCATTGTTATGCACCTCCTAAACATCATACCTGTGTCACGGTGGCGCAGGAGAAATTTCGTGAGGCGACTGGTGGATATCAGCGAGAGCCTGCGCTTAAGCGTGGAAGTGAGATGCCTCAACCACTTTATTTTGGGCAACCAGAGGCTCCCTGGGGAGATCAGTTTGCCCCCAGAGGTGCAAATGGCCAGGACGTGCAATCTCTTCCATCACATGGTGATGGATCCGGCTGCCCATTCACAGGCGATGAGCGAGTATATGGACCTGCGAAAGTGGTTAAGAAGAATCCTCAAAAATGATCCTTGA
- the LOC138110919 gene encoding inositol 1,4,5-trisphosphate receptor-interacting protein-like 1: MGPLVLWFLLLQSLVQYLQPVGDGLDEAMRLRMEARAISQEVEKTLLEWEVDQLTLKQRGGAWRELLWSALQHWQVWAVAGLLLLLSALWFIWRERSLRREEPEEENNGANEEEVRNVDANEEEAVGNEEEVRNVDANEEEAVGNEEEDNNDANREEDNNDDGNVEEVGGGAANEDGAGNEVVIAAANAENNNNDAREAEGGQRDIEDNRGRILMERIQWPVQDLQNGCEWTTELMTNFTIYFGHVLSGSFYPVLQRAIGVGSAFEGWSPREQDVVYRVLVPMTPPRGHTFHLELDTEGQRHVRNFRVRVQLECTCTREQQGEKMLCFLHHPEEELRRNQDPSLLHTLCTGAYLDVQKTARWFYQLVRAVWPALPQSHAWRLVLLPSKRSCQFQVTKGRESFRIEVLFGVRQGDSDVFVSSQPRQACTPSTTWPETYAVAEVKFFKYIARLAPPDSLHLKCLQFFTRLQLGLGISTYTTKTIVMHLLNIIPVSRWRRRNFVRRLVDISESLRLSVEVRCLNHFILGNQRLPGEISLPPEVQMARTCNLFHHMVMDPAAHSQAMSEYMDLRKWLRRILKNDP; the protein is encoded by the coding sequence ATGGGTCCCTTGGTATTGTGGTTCTTGCTCTTGCAAAGCCTAGTCCAGTACCTGCAGCCCGTGGGTGATGGATTGGACGAGGCGATGCGTCTGCGCATGGAAGCACGTGCGATAAGCCAGGAAGTGGAGAAGACTCTTCTGGAATGGGAAGTGGATCAGCTCACCCTGAAGCAGAGGGGAGGGGCCTGGCGAGAGCTGCTCTGGTCTGCCTTGCAACACTGGCAGGTTTGGGCCGTTGCTgggctcctgctccttctctcgGCCCTATGGTTTATCTGGAGGGAAAGGAGCCTGAGGAGAGAGGagcctgaagaagaaaataatggtGCAAATGAGGAGGAAGTGAGAAATGTGGATGCAAATGAAGAAGAAGCTGTTGGAAATGAAGAGGAAGTGAGAAATGTGGATGCAAACGAAGAAGAAGCTGTTGGAAATGAAGAGGAAGACAACAATGATGCGAATCGGGAGGAAGACAACAATGATGATGGCAACGTAGAGGAAGTCGGCGGTGGTGCTGCAAACGAAGATGGTGCTGGAAATGAAGTTGTCATTGCGGCtgcaaatgcagaaaacaaCAATAATGATGCACGTGAAGCCGAAGGAGGACAGCGTGATATTGAAGATAACAGAGGAAGGATTTTAATGGAGCGCATACAGTGGCCTGTACAGGACCTGCAGAACGGCTGTGAGTGGACAACTGAACTGATGACCAATTTCACAATTTACTTTGGCCACGTCTTGTCTGGCAGTTTCTACCCGGTCCTGCAACGAGCCATtggggtgggcagtgcctttgAAGGTTGGAGTCCCCGCGAGCAGGATGTTGTGTACCGCGTGCTCGTGCCCATGACTCCTCCCCGAGGGCACACCTTCCACCTGGAGCTGGACACTGAGGGGCAGAGGCACGTGAGGAACTTCCGTGTCCGTGTGCAGCTGGAGTGCACCTGCAcgagggagcagcagggtgAGAAGATGctgtgcttcctgcaccacCCCGAGGAGGAGCTGAGGAGGAATCAGGATCCCAGCCTCCTTCACACCCTGTGCACCGGCGCCTACCTCGATGTGCAGAAAACAGCCCGCTGGTTCTACCAGCTGGTGAGAGCCGTCTGGCCAGCTTTGCCTCAGTCGCACGCCTGGCGTTTagtgctgctgccctccaaacGCTCCTGCCAATTCCAGGTGACCAAGGGCAGAGAAAGCTTCCGGATTGAGGTGCTCTTCGGGGTGCGGCAAGGCGACTCGGACGTCTTTGTGAGCAGCCAGCCTAGACAGGCCTGCACCCCAAGCACAACGTGGCCTGAGACCTACGCTGTGGCAGAGGTGAAGTTCTTCAAGTACATTGCCAGGCTGGCCCCCCCTGACAGCTTGCACCTCAAATGCCTGCAGTTCTTCACCCGTCTTCAGCTGGGCTTAGGCATTTCCACCTACACCACAAAGACCATTGTTATGCACCTCCTGAACATCATACCTGTGTCACGGTGGCGCAGGAGAAATTTCGTGAGGCGACTGGTGGATATCAGCGAGAGCCTGCGCTTAAGCGTGGAAGTGAGATGCCTCAACCACTTTATTTTGGGCAACCAGAGGCTCCCTGGGGAGATCAGTTTGCCCCCAGAGGTGCAAATGGCCAGGACGTGCAATCTCTTCCATCACATGGTGATGGATCCGGCTGCCCATTCACAGGCGATGAGCGAGTATATGGACCTGCGAAAGTGGTTAAGAAGAATCCTCAAAAATGATCCTTGA